The Juglans regia cultivar Chandler chromosome 1, Walnut 2.0, whole genome shotgun sequence nucleotide sequence GAAGCCTCGAGGGAGTCCTTTAACTGTAATATGGAGGGTGATAATCTTGGCATGGAAGAAAAGGGGTCTTCCTTACCCTTCTCACCCCAGCCTTTTGAATGAATACCAGAATGCCAAGGTTCTACACACTGAGAAGTTCAAGTAAGTATGCCTTCAGAACATTAATTTAAGGGAGATAATGAAGTTTCACCTTAATCCAGACATTTAATAGCACCACCTCTTTTCAGAATTGTCTAACTAGTTTTGCAgtaaaaaaataacacatcCTTCCGAGGGGCCTTAGCCTTCCAcgtaaaagttaaaagttttaCCTCATTTTGGAGTTCTGCAGAAccccttgtttttttttttcttgtgatcAATCAAGTTTAGCACTAAGAATTATGATACGCTGAACTGGATTGAACCTTACAATTTAAATCATACCCAATCAGCAACCCATACATATGAACTCTTCaacaatattttccttgaatgTGACAAGTGTAAAATTTCCTGTGCATGTGAATGGGTTAGATGTCTTGACAAGGCTGCAATCCTAGATGACTATGCTGCTGCCACTAAAACCAAAAACAGCCCTTGGATAGTTTCAACAGTGACCCAAGTTGAAGAGGTGAAAATGGTACTGAAGCTCTTACCCATCTGGTCCACATGTATCCTCTTCTGGACAGTCTACTCTCAAATGACTACCTTTACCATAGAGCAAGCCACTTTCATGAACCGTAGAGTTGGGTCCTTCACCATTCCTGCAGGCTGTTTCTCCGCTTTTCTCATCAGCACCATTCTCCTCTTTACTTCCCTAAACGAGAAACTCTTTGTACCTCTTGCCCGAAAACTCACCCACAAATTACAAGGAATCACATGCCTTCAGAGGATTGGAGTTGGGCTCGTCTTCTCGATTGAAGCTATGGTGGCTGCTGCAATTATTGAGAAACAACGGAGGGGAATTGCAGTTCAACATAATAGCAAAATAAGTGCCTTCTGGTTGGTCCCTCAGTTCTTCCTAGTGGGTGCGGGAGAAGCCTTTGCCTATGTTGGACAACTTGAGTTTTTCATTAGAGAGGCACCAGAGAGGATGAAATCCATGAGCACAGGGCTTTTCCTAAGCACTATCTCGATGGGATTCTTTGTTAGCAGTTTGTTGGTTTCGATTGTGGATAAAGTGACTAAGAACAGCTGGCTCAGGAGCAATTTGAATGCGGCAAGGTTAGAAAACTTTTACTGGCTACTTGCCGTGCTTGGGACACTGaatttctttgcttttcttgcCTTTGCAACAAGACACCAGTACAAAGTTCAGCACTCCAT carries:
- the LOC109001810 gene encoding protein NRT1/ PTR FAMILY 6.4 — protein: MVLVAAHGDGADDGTVVDFRGNPVDKSKTGGWLAAGLILGIELSERICAMGIAMNLVTYLVGSLHISSAKSATIVTNFMGTLNLLGLLGGFLADAKLGRYLAVFIYGTITAVGVIMLTLATTIPSMRPPPCDNYRNQQHQCIEANGRQLALLYAALYTIALGGGGIKSNVSGFGSDQFDYRDPKEEKAMVFFFNRFYFGISIGSLFAVIVLVYIQDTVGRGWGYGISAGTVVIAVAILLCGTPWYRFKKPRGSPLTVIWRVIILAWKKRGLPYPSHPSLLNEYQNAKVLHTEKFKCLDKAAILDDYAAATKTKNSPWIVSTVTQVEEVKMVLKLLPIWSTCILFWTVYSQMTTFTIEQATFMNRRVGSFTIPAGCFSAFLISTILLFTSLNEKLFVPLARKLTHKLQGITCLQRIGVGLVFSIEAMVAAAIIEKQRRGIAVQHNSKISAFWLVPQFFLVGAGEAFAYVGQLEFFIREAPERMKSMSTGLFLSTISMGFFVSSLLVSIVDKVTKNSWLRSNLNAARLENFYWLLAVLGTLNFFAFLAFATRHQYKVQHSISINDDGKNELKTINDVTVEKMEEKASIPAMEGP